The following proteins come from a genomic window of Sorghum bicolor cultivar BTx623 chromosome 3, Sorghum_bicolor_NCBIv3, whole genome shotgun sequence:
- the LOC8068041 gene encoding uncharacterized protein LOC8068041 isoform X1 — protein sequence MAPLLLLQLLLLPIQLVLAAVADALPDSCAKATCAGHDIHYPFWLNSSTPNCVYPAGISIGLICQDNSTLILPLKTHRYIVLSIDYKTHTVLVSDADIADKYAAGGCPRLHVNLTIDTAWLWLAPSDSNITFLYSCKKNITLSSAVELSGCQQQLEYGNRSYVLRDGGITGAEAYEYECEEVVVAPVLDAHKKAIVGASGAPPPGNGSFHEVLQGGFELNYDTHNHQCDRCEGSGGWCGYQRNETHAGGMMRFTCFCDGGPTTDRCGTPYFFCRDTSTNLMFIKL from the exons ATGGCTCCTCTGCTCCTGctccagctcctcctcctccccatcCAGCTCGTCCTCGCCGCCGTAGCCGATGCGCTCCCCGATTCCTGCGCCAAAGCCACATGCGCCGGCCACGACATCCACTACCCGTTCTGGCTCAACTCCTCTACGCCCAACTGCGTCTACCCCGCCGGGATCAGCATCGGCCTTATCTGCCAGGACAACTCCACGCTGATCCTCCCCCTCAAGACCCACAGATACATAGTGCTCAGCATCGACTACAAGACGCACACCGTCCTCGTCTCCGACGCCGACATCGCCGACAAGTACGCGGCCGGCGGCTGCCCGCGCCTCCACGTGAACCTCACCATCGACACCGCCTGGCTGTGGCTCGCGCCCTCCGACTCCAACATCACCTTCCTCTACAGCTGCAAGAAGAACATTACCCTGTCATCGGCCGTGGAGCTGAGTGGGTGCCAGCAACAGCTAGAATACGGCAACAGGTCGTACGTGCTGCGGGACGGTGGGATCACGGGCGCCGAGGCGTACGAGTACGAGtgcgaggaggtggtggtggcgccgGTGCTGGATGCTCACAAGAAGGCAATCGTGGGCGCGTCTGGCGCCCCGCCTCCGGGGAACGGATCGTTCCATGAGGTGCTGCAGGGCGGGTTCGAGCTGAACTACGACACCCACAACCACCAGTGCGACCGGTGCGAGGGCTCCGGCGGATGGTGCGGCTACCAGCGCAACGAGACGCACGCCGGCGGCATGATGAGGTTCACCTGTTTCTGCGACGGCGGCCCGACCACGGATCGATGCGGTACAC catattttttTTGTAGGGACACATCAACAAATTTAATGTTCATAAAACTTTAA
- the LOC8068041 gene encoding uncharacterized protein LOC8068041 isoform X2 — MAPLLLLQLLLLPIQLVLAAVADALPDSCAKATCAGHDIHYPFWLNSSTPNCVYPAGISIGLICQDNSTLILPLKTHRYIVLSIDYKTHTVLVSDADIADKYAAGGCPRLHVNLTIDTAWLWLAPSDSNITFLYSCKKNITLSSAVELSGCQQQLEYGNRSYVLRDGGITGAEAYEYECEEVVVAPVLDAHKKAIVGASGAPPPGNGSFHEVLQGGFELNYDTHNHQCDRCEGSGGWCGYQRNETHAGGMMRFTCFCDGGPTTDRCGTRTHQQI; from the exons ATGGCTCCTCTGCTCCTGctccagctcctcctcctccccatcCAGCTCGTCCTCGCCGCCGTAGCCGATGCGCTCCCCGATTCCTGCGCCAAAGCCACATGCGCCGGCCACGACATCCACTACCCGTTCTGGCTCAACTCCTCTACGCCCAACTGCGTCTACCCCGCCGGGATCAGCATCGGCCTTATCTGCCAGGACAACTCCACGCTGATCCTCCCCCTCAAGACCCACAGATACATAGTGCTCAGCATCGACTACAAGACGCACACCGTCCTCGTCTCCGACGCCGACATCGCCGACAAGTACGCGGCCGGCGGCTGCCCGCGCCTCCACGTGAACCTCACCATCGACACCGCCTGGCTGTGGCTCGCGCCCTCCGACTCCAACATCACCTTCCTCTACAGCTGCAAGAAGAACATTACCCTGTCATCGGCCGTGGAGCTGAGTGGGTGCCAGCAACAGCTAGAATACGGCAACAGGTCGTACGTGCTGCGGGACGGTGGGATCACGGGCGCCGAGGCGTACGAGTACGAGtgcgaggaggtggtggtggcgccgGTGCTGGATGCTCACAAGAAGGCAATCGTGGGCGCGTCTGGCGCCCCGCCTCCGGGGAACGGATCGTTCCATGAGGTGCTGCAGGGCGGGTTCGAGCTGAACTACGACACCCACAACCACCAGTGCGACCGGTGCGAGGGCTCCGGCGGATGGTGCGGCTACCAGCGCAACGAGACGCACGCCGGCGGCATGATGAGGTTCACCTGTTTCTGCGACGGCGGCCCGACCACGGATCGATGCGGTACAC GGACACATCAACAAATTTAA